Within Cnuibacter physcomitrellae, the genomic segment CGAGCGCGAGCGCCTCCGGCGCCGCGGGCGTGGGCACGGGCGCCTCCGGCGACGCCGGCGCGGGGCTCGCCGTCATCCCCGGGCTGATCGACACGCACGTGCACCTGATCGGATACGCGGGGCGGGGTCACGCCGACTTCCTCAGCTGGCCGCTCACCACCCGGCCCGAGGAGCAGGTGCTGCACGGCCTCGCCCACGCGCAGGCCGCGCTGCGGGGCGGCGTCACGACGCTGCGCGACCTGTCGGCCGACGAGATCCAGTTCTCCCTCGCCCGTGCGGTGAACTCGGGTCTGGTCGAGGGACCTCGGTTGCTCGCGCACGGCATGGTGAGCATGACCGCCGGGCACGGCGACCTCTTCACCCCGGCCGCCTTCCCCCTGCGCAAGCCGACCGCCGACGGGCCCGACGAGTGCCGCAAGCTCGTGCGGCAGTGGGCCCGCGCCGGCGCCGACGGGATCAAGATCGCCACGAGCGGGGGCGTGCTCTCGGTTGGCGACAAGGCGTCGTGGCGCAACCACACCCGCGCCGAGATCGACGCGATCGTCGACGAAGCCCACGCTCTCTCGATGCCCGTCGCCGCTCACGCGCACACCGCCGAGGGCATCGACATCGCGCTGGACGCGGGCGTCGACTCGATCGAGCACGGCACCCTCATCGGCGAGGAGCAGGCGGCGCGGATCGCCGCATCCGGAGTGACCGTGGCACCCACCCTCCTCATCAACGACCGGATCGCGTCGGGCGAGCGCGCCGTCTCGCCCGAGCAGTCCGCGAAGGCGGCCGAGCTCGTGTCGCGACGCGATGCGCTGATGCGGGCTGCCGCCGACGCCGGGGTCGACTTCGTCCTCGGCACGGATGCGAACGGGCACCACGTCGACTTCGGCGATCAGATGGCGGAGGTGCGGGCGATGGCAGGCGTCTTCGGATGGTCGGCCGACCGCGCGCTGCAGTCCGCCACCTCGCGCGCCGCCGCCGCGATCGGGCGCGGCTCCTCGCTCGGACGCCTCGCCCCCGGCTACGCCGCCGACCTCGTCGTGCTCCGCGGCCGCCCCTGGGACGACCTCGGCGCGCTCGACGTGTCGCGCATCGTCGCGGTCGTCTCCCGCGGCCGCGTCGTCGCGGGCGCCCTCCCCGCCTAGCACCCGCGCGCATCCCGCCCCCGTGAGGGCGGCGCGGGTCAGCGGTGGCGGAGGACGTCGAGCACGGCAGCGACGAAGAGCACGGGCCAGGCGGCGATGAACATGTACAGGGCGATCACCGAGAGGACGTCGGCCGACAGGAAGTAGGCCACGAAGATGAGCACGAAGGCGACGAGGAAGTCCACCAGCCCGATCAGGTAGATCACGCTGGTGATGCGCCAGAGCCGGGTCGCGCGGCGGGGGTCGGAGGCGAGGGGGTGCGTCATTCGAGCAGCGTCGCCTTGATCACGACCGCGAGGAATCCGGCCGCACCGGCGGCGAGCCCGCCGGCGAGGCTCAGCGGCCACGGCACCCGCCTCTCGCGGCAGGACAGGATCCCCAGCACCACCAGCACGGCGACGCCCGAGCCGATCGACAGCCAGTAGGCGACGTCCTCGTCGACGACGCCGAAGGCTCCGAAGACGAGGAAGAAGAGCGGGATGGCCGGGCCGATGAGCACGCCGGTCGAGTGGTGCAGGCCCTCGGTGACGGCGGCACGGATGCCGGTCTCCCGGCCGTCCCGCGATCCGTGCCGGGCCACCGTCATGGCCACGACGTGGGCGAACCAGAGCACGAGGCTCGCCAGGAGCCCATTGACCATGAGGTGGAAGTCGTCGGCGTCGTCCTCCGCCGCGGTGAGCACGGCGCAGAAGAGGATGGTGCCGTAGATGGCCTCGGGCGTGACGAACCTGTGGTGCAGGCGGCCTCGGCGCGCCGGGATCGGGTCGGCGACCGTCCCCTGCCCGTCGGCCGCCGCATCCGTCACCCCACTATTCTGCCGGTCGCGGGCCGGTTCTCACACGCGGCGCTCGCGCGACTCCCGCGCGGGTCCACGTGGGTTCAGGCGGGTTCACGCCCGGTTCACGCCCGACGCGACGCCAGCGCGTAGGCGGGGACGGCGACCGCCACCACCGCGAGGTGCATCACCATCAGCGCGATCGCCGCGGCCGGCGTGGTCCCGGGGATGAAGCGCAGCGTGAGCAGCAGCACGTCGGGCACGAGCGAGAGCACCGTCACGACGGGCACCAGCACGGCGAGGACCCGCCGGGCGTCACGGGCGCGGCGCCGCACGATGAGCCAGCCCGCCCATCCGGCGGCGATGCCGAGCACGGTGAAGAGCGCGTAGGCGGGCAGCGTGAGCGGACCGTAGTCGGTCGGCGCGCCGAGGCTCGTCGCCACGGCGGCGACGACGGCGTTGAGCCCCACGGCGACGACGGCCGCAGCGGCGAGGATGCCCGCGGCGCGGAGGCGGGACCGCGACGGGGCGCGGGTGGTGG encodes:
- a CDS encoding DUF6069 family protein, translated to MTASVATTRAPSRSRLRAAGILAAAAVVAVGLNAVVAAVATSLGAPTDYGPLTLPAYALFTVLGIAAGWAGWLIVRRRARDARRVLAVLVPVVTVLSLVPDVLLLTLRFIPGTTPAAAIALMVMHLAVVAVAVPAYALASRRA
- a CDS encoding metal-dependent hydrolase family protein codes for the protein MRIENVEVWDGERALGVGSVEWSVADGDGTITGVSVNASASASGAAGVGTGASGDAGAGLAVIPGLIDTHVHLIGYAGRGHADFLSWPLTTRPEEQVLHGLAHAQAALRGGVTTLRDLSADEIQFSLARAVNSGLVEGPRLLAHGMVSMTAGHGDLFTPAAFPLRKPTADGPDECRKLVRQWARAGADGIKIATSGGVLSVGDKASWRNHTRAEIDAIVDEAHALSMPVAAHAHTAEGIDIALDAGVDSIEHGTLIGEEQAARIAASGVTVAPTLLINDRIASGERAVSPEQSAKAAELVSRRDALMRAAADAGVDFVLGTDANGHHVDFGDQMAEVRAMAGVFGWSADRALQSATSRAAAAIGRGSSLGRLAPGYAADLVVLRGRPWDDLGALDVSRIVAVVSRGRVVAGALPA